A stretch of Canis aureus isolate CA01 chromosome 28, VMU_Caureus_v.1.0, whole genome shotgun sequence DNA encodes these proteins:
- the ESRP1 gene encoding epithelial splicing regulatory protein 1 isoform X5 produces MTASPDYLVVLFGITAGATGAKLGSDEKELILLLWKVVDLANKKVGQLHEVLVRPDQLELTEDCRAETKIDADSLSSAPQLDQALRQFNQSVSNELNIGVGTSFCLCTDGQLHVRQILHPEASKKNVLLPECFYSFFDLRKEFKKCCPGSPDIDKLDVAAMTECLNFEKNSLVSRYGASQVEDMGNIILAMISEPYNHRFSDPERVNYKFESGTCSKMELIDDNTIVRARGLPWQSSDQDIARFFKGLNIAKGGAALCLNAQGRRNGEALVRFVSEEHRDLALQRHKHHMGTRYIEVYKATGEDFLKIAGGTSNEVAQFLSKENQVIVRMRGLPFTATADEVVAFFGQHCPITGGKEGILFVTYPDGRPTGDAFVLFACEEYAQNALRKHKDLLGKRYIELFRSTAAEVQQVLNRFSSAPLIPLPTPPIIPVLPQQFVPPTNVRDCIRLRGLPYAATIEDILDFLGEFSTDIRTHGVHMVLNHQGRPSGDAFIQMKSADRAFMAAQKCHKKTMKDRYVEVFQCSAEEMNFVLMGGTLNRNGLSPPPCKLPCLSPPSYTFPAPAAVIPTEAAIYQPSVLLNPRALQPSTAYYPAGAQLFMNYTAYYPSV; encoded by the exons ATGACGGCGTCTCCGGATTACCTGGTGGTGCTTTTTGGGATCACCGCGGGGGCCACCGGGGCCAAGCTGGGCTCGGATGAGAAGGAGCTGATCCTGCTCCTATGGAAAGTCGTGGATCTGGCCAACAAGAAG GTGGGGCAGCTGCACGAAGTACTAGTCAGACCGGATCAGTTGGAGCTGACGGAGGACTGCAGAGCCGAGACCAAGATCGACGCGGACAGTCTGTCCTCCGCGCCGCAGCTGGACCAAGCCCTCCGCCAG TTTAACCAGTCCGTAAGCAACGAGCTGAATATTGGGGTCGGaacctccttctgcctctgtacTGATGGGCAGCTTCATGTCCGGCAAATCCTGCATCCTGAGGCTTCCAAGAAG AATGTATTATTGCCTGAATGCTTCTATTCCTTTTTTGATCTCCGAAAAGAATTCAAGAAGTGTTGCCCTGGCTCACCTGACATTGATAAACTGGATGTTGCAGCAATGACAGAGT GTTTAAATTTTGAGAAGAATAGTTTGgtctcccggtatggagcctctCAAGTTGAAGATATGGGGAATATAATTTTAGCAATGATTTCAGAGCCTTATA ATCACAGGTTTTCAGATCCGGAGAGAGTAAATTACAAATTTGAAAGTGGCACTTG CAGCAAGATGGAACTTATTGATGACAACACCATAGTCCGGGCGCGAGGTCTACCATGGCAGTCTTCAGATCAAGATATTGCAAGATTCTTCAAAGGACTCAATATTGCCAA GGGAGGTGCAGCACTTTGTCTGAATGCCCAGGGTCGAAGGAACGGAGAAGCTCTGGTGAGGTTTGTAAGCGAGGAACACAGGGACCTAGCATTGCAGAGGCACAAACATCACATGGGGACCCGGTACATTGAG gTTTACAAAGCAACAGgtgaagattttcttaaaattgctGGTG GTACATCTAATGAGGTAGCCCAGTTTCTCTCCAAGGAAAATCAAGTCATTGTCCGCATGCGGGGGCTCCCGTTCACGGCCACGGCAGATGAAGTGGTGGCCTTCTTCGGACAGCATTGCCCCATCACCGGGGGGAAGGAAGGCATCCTCTTTGTTACCTATCCAGACGGTAGGCCAACAGGGGATGCCTTTGTCCTCTTTGCCTGTGAAGAATATGCACAGAATGCATTGAGGAAGCATAAGGACTTGTTGGGTAAAAGATACATTGAACTCTTCAGGAGCACAGCAGCTGAAGTCCAGCAG GTGCTGAACCGATTCTCTTCGGCCCCTCTTATTCCACTTCCAACCCCCCCCATTATTCCAGTACTACCTCAGCAATTTGTGCCCCCTACGAATGTTAGAGACTGTATACGCCTTCGCGGTCTTCCCTATGCGGCCACCATTGAAGACATCCTAGACTTCCTGGGGGAGTTTTCTACGGATATTCGAACGCATGGGGTGCACATGGTATTGAATCACCAG GGCCGCCCATCAGGAGATGCCTTTATCCAGATGAAGTCTGCGGACAGAGCATTTATGGCTGCACAGAAGTGTCATAAAAAAACCATGAAGGACAGATATGTTGAAGTCTTTCAGTGTTCAGCTGAGGAGATGAACTTTGTGTTAATGGGGGGCACTTTAAATCGAAATGGCTTATCCCCACCGCCATGTAAGTTACCAT